One genomic segment of Actinoplanes ianthinogenes includes these proteins:
- a CDS encoding GNAT family N-acetyltransferase encodes MDRDQRGVHGSGVPGAGLATRLVRAVAAGILARGETPFLHTGAANTTAIRLYEQLGFTLRRTVDFTAYQRSSRAGRPGRRG; translated from the coding sequence GTGGACCGAGATCAGCGCGGTGTGCACGGATCCGGCGTACCGGGGGCGGGGCTGGCGACCCGGCTGGTCCGGGCGGTGGCGGCCGGCATCCTGGCCCGGGGCGAGACCCCGTTCCTGCACACCGGGGCGGCCAACACGACCGCGATCCGGCTCTACGAGCAGCTGGGCTTCACGCTGCGGCGGACCGTCGACTTCACGGCATATCAGAGGTCATCACGTGCCGGCAGGCCTGGACGGCGGGGGTGA
- a CDS encoding amino acid ABC transporter ATP-binding protein, with translation MIELTGVHKSFGTLEVLRGIDLTVRPGTVTVILGPSGSGKSTLLRSINHLEKVDRGRVRVDGELIGYRQAGDKLHELGERQILRQRARIGFVFQNFNLFPHLTALENVAEAPISALRKDKTETYARSRALLARVGLADKVDAYPRQLSGGQQQRVAIARALALEPRLILFDEPTSALDPELVGEVLDVLRDLAAAGTTMIVVTHEIGFAREAADTVIFMDEGRIVEQGPPAQVLDRPTHERTRAFLSKVLA, from the coding sequence ATGATCGAGCTGACCGGCGTGCACAAGTCCTTCGGCACCCTGGAGGTGCTGCGCGGCATCGACCTGACCGTGCGGCCGGGCACGGTCACCGTGATCCTCGGCCCGTCCGGCTCCGGCAAGTCGACCCTGCTGCGCAGCATCAACCACCTGGAGAAGGTCGACCGCGGCCGGGTCCGCGTCGACGGCGAGCTGATCGGATACCGCCAGGCCGGCGACAAGCTGCACGAGCTCGGCGAGCGGCAGATCCTGCGGCAGCGCGCCAGGATCGGTTTCGTCTTCCAGAACTTCAACCTGTTCCCGCACCTCACGGCGCTGGAGAACGTCGCCGAGGCGCCGATCTCGGCGCTGCGCAAGGACAAGACCGAGACGTACGCCCGGTCCCGCGCCCTGCTCGCCCGCGTCGGGCTGGCCGACAAGGTGGACGCCTACCCGCGGCAGCTCTCCGGCGGCCAGCAGCAGCGGGTGGCGATCGCCCGCGCACTCGCCCTGGAGCCCCGGCTCATCCTCTTCGACGAGCCCACCTCGGCGCTCGACCCGGAGCTGGTCGGCGAGGTGCTCGACGTGCTGCGGGACCTGGCCGCGGCGGGCACCACGATGATCGTGGTGACGCACGAGATCGGCTTCGCCCGGGAGGCGGCCGACACCGTGATCTTCATGGACGAGGGCCGGATCGTCGAGCAGGGCCCGCCCGCGCAGGTGCTCGACCGGCCCACCCACGAGCGGACCAGGGCGTTCCTGTCCAAGGTCCTTGCGTAG
- a CDS encoding ABC transporter substrate-binding protein: MRTKIAVALVVAAALSLTACAAPEEKAASAAAPAAARINTTPDQQRIVPAKDDALAALVPAGIRATGKLTIGVGAAGSGFPPLAFTATDNKTLIGNEPDLAYAVAGLLGLEPAVENTSWENLFIGLDSGKYNVGVSNITVTEERKQKYDFATYRLDNLAFVARQGSGTKVTGPADLAGKKVAVSSGTNQEKILVEWSKQAEKQGLEPVDIKYYQTNDATYLALGSGQIDLYLGPNPSVAYQVALDPKFEIVGTYSGAGANLQGKIALTTKKDNGLVKALGAAVDKLIATGDYQKILQRWNLAGEAVTASEINPQGLPIEGK; encoded by the coding sequence GTGCGTACGAAAATCGCTGTTGCCCTTGTCGTGGCCGCGGCCCTGAGCCTGACCGCCTGCGCCGCGCCGGAGGAGAAGGCGGCGTCCGCCGCCGCGCCCGCGGCCGCGCGGATCAACACCACGCCGGACCAGCAGCGGATCGTCCCGGCCAAGGACGACGCGCTGGCCGCGCTGGTCCCGGCCGGCATCCGGGCCACCGGCAAGCTCACCATCGGGGTCGGCGCGGCCGGCTCCGGCTTTCCCCCGCTCGCCTTCACCGCGACCGACAACAAGACGCTGATCGGCAACGAGCCGGACCTCGCGTACGCGGTGGCCGGCCTGCTCGGGCTGGAGCCGGCGGTCGAGAACACCTCGTGGGAGAACCTGTTCATCGGCTTGGACAGCGGGAAGTACAACGTCGGCGTCTCCAACATCACGGTCACCGAGGAGCGCAAGCAGAAGTACGACTTCGCCACCTACCGCCTGGACAACCTGGCCTTCGTCGCCCGGCAGGGCAGCGGCACGAAGGTGACCGGGCCGGCCGACCTGGCCGGCAAGAAGGTCGCGGTCAGCTCCGGCACCAACCAGGAGAAGATCCTGGTCGAGTGGAGCAAGCAGGCGGAGAAGCAGGGCCTCGAGCCGGTCGACATCAAGTACTACCAGACCAACGACGCCACCTACCTGGCCCTGGGCTCCGGGCAGATCGACCTCTACCTCGGCCCGAACCCGAGCGTCGCCTACCAGGTCGCGCTCGACCCCAAGTTCGAGATCGTCGGCACCTACTCGGGCGCCGGCGCGAACCTCCAGGGCAAGATCGCGCTGACCACGAAGAAGGACAACGGGCTGGTCAAGGCGCTCGGCGCGGCGGTCGACAAGCTGATCGCGACCGGCGACTACCAGAAGATCCTCCAGCGCTGGAACCTGGCCGGCGAGGCGGTGACCGCCTCCGAGATCAACCCGCAGGGCCTGCCGATCGAGGGCAAATGA